From the genome of Manduca sexta isolate Smith_Timp_Sample1 chromosome 14, JHU_Msex_v1.0, whole genome shotgun sequence, one region includes:
- the LOC115456095 gene encoding ADP-ribosylation factor 1 produces MGNMFANLFKGLFGKKEMRILMVGLDAAGKTTILYKLKLGEIVTTIPTIGFNVETVEYKNISFTVWDVGGQDKIRPLWRHYFQNTQGLIFVVDSNDRERIGEAREELMRMLSEDELRDAVLLIFANKQDLPNAMNAAEITDKLGLHSLRNRNWYIQATCATSGDGLYEGLDWLSNQLKNANR; encoded by the exons ATGGGGAATATGtttgcaaatttatttaaaggccTATTCGGCAAAAAAGAAATGAGAATATTGATGGTCGGTTTGGATGCTGCTGGTAAAACTACAATTCTATACAAACTAAAATTAGGAGAAATTGTTACAACAATTCCCACTATTG GATTCAATGTGGAGACTGTAGAATACAAAAACATTAGCTTCACTGTGTGGGATGTTGGTGGTCAAGACAAAATTAGGCCACTGTGGAGGCATTACTTCCAGAATACACAG GGTCTCATCTTTGTAGTAGACAGTAATGATCGAGAGCGTATTGGCGAAGCACGCGAGGAGCTCATGAGAATGTTAAGTGAAGACGAACTTCGAGATGCAGTTCTTTTGATCTTCGCAAATAAGCAG GATCTGCCAAACGCAATGAACGCAGCTGAGATAACGGACAAGCTGGGGCTGCACTCACTGCGCAACCGCAACTGGTACATCCAGGCCACATGCGCCACGTCCGGCGACGGGCTGTACGAGGGACTCGACTGGCTCTCCAACCAGCTCAAGAACGCTAACCGCTAA
- the LOC119189282 gene encoding LOW QUALITY PROTEIN: tRNA (cytosine(72)-C(5))-methyltransferase NSUN6-like (The sequence of the model RefSeq protein was modified relative to this genomic sequence to represent the inferred CDS: deleted 2 bases in 1 codon): protein MDVSDWVIQCPKYTTFRINILKPFNSKKLQETLVNQSIELNAKHIPDYNCLKQDCLILSQWDEDVGVETSGIEVVVDAACAAAVLRGAHVFAPAVMSLTPNCKAGMKVDIYGDLEGKCKRGLKVPYDGEKLYVGTGILKMSRFELFDNGVQPKGIAIHTLLPASKLPVVNETMYPKGYLLLQNLPSIVCSWVLNAQADEYILDMCAAPGNKTTHLGEMSKNKAFIIAIDKTPQKVLKIQEKCEAHGVTCVTPYCFDSTKCCSEDSSGINGGPPLPPDSFDKILLDAPCSGLGQRPQLGKKVMSLNMLKSYTIVQKLMTNAVKLLKPGGRLVYSTCTTTVDENEALVSWALEKFPNLKLIPAEPFHGGPGLPGVGLSDEQRVLVQRFGPEIDELRLVEEKYRDHIGFFIAAFSK, encoded by the exons ATGGATGTATCAGACTGGGTTATACAATGTCCTAAATACACAACATTTAGAATCAACATATTAAAGCCATTTAATAGCAAAAAGTTACAAGAAACCCTTGTGAAC CAAAGCATAGAACTAAATGCAAAACACATACCTGACTACAACTGTCTCAAACAAGACTGCCTTATATTAAGTCAATGGGACGAAGATGTTGGTGTAGAAACATCAGGGATTGAAGTAGTTGTTGATGCGGCATGTGCTGCTGCTGTGTTGAGAGGTGCTCATGTTTTTGCTCCTGCTGTTATGAGCCTAACACCTA aTTGCAAAGCAGGTATGAAAGTTGATATTTATGGTGACCTCGAGGGAAAATGCAAACGGGGTCTCAAAGTGCCTTATGATGGTGAAAAACTATATGTTGGTACAGGAATTTTGAAAATGTCAAGATTTGAATTATTTGATAATGGAGTCCAACCAAA aGGCATAGCAATTCATACGCTCCTACCTGCTTCTAAGTTACCAGTTGTGAATGAGACAATGTACCCAAAGGGTTATCTTTTACTCCAGAACTTGCCGTCCATAGTGTGCTCATGGGTACTTAATGCACAAGCTGATGAATATATACTAGATATGTGTGCGGCGCCGGGCAATAAAACTACACACTTAGGAGAAATGTcaaaaaataag GCATTTATAATAGCCATAGACAAAACACCACAGAAGGTATTAAAAATCCAAGAGAAATGTGAAGCACATGGAGTCACTTGCGTCACACCATATTGCTTTGATTCAACCAAGTGTTGCTCTGAGGATAGTAGTGGAATTAACGGTGGACCGCCTTTACCCCCTGATagctttgataaaatattattggacGCACCTTGCAGTGGTTTAGGTCAGAGACCACAGTTGGGAAAGAAAGTGATGTCACTGAACATGCTTAAGTCATACACAATTGTTCAGAA GTTAATGACCAAT GCTGTAAAACTGCTAAAACCGGGCGGCAGATTAGTGTATAGCACGTGTACCACAACCGTGGATGAGAATGAAGCCTTGGTTAGTTGGGCGCTAGAAAAATTTccgaatttgaaattaataccAGCCGAACCATTTCATGGAGGTCCGGGATTGCCAGGCGTGGGCCTGAGTGATGAACAAAG aGTGTTGGTACAAAGATTTGGCCCTGAAATCGATGAGCTTAGACTAGTTGAGGAAAAATACAGAGATCACATAGGTTTCTTCATAGCAGCATtctcaaaataa